The Humulus lupulus chromosome 3, drHumLupu1.1, whole genome shotgun sequence genome window below encodes:
- the LOC133821826 gene encoding probable xyloglucan glycosyltransferase 5: MAPSLGISKWWAKDSSRKGTPVVVTMENPNYSVLEIDGPDAAFRPVDKDRGKNAKQYTWVLLLKAHRAVGCVAWVGNLMWALLGSVKKRLMFGEGVAMESEKSGKSKFLFRLILTFLFMALAFLAFEVVAHLNGWHYFQNNTLHIPRASEITGWFQFHTVYVFWLEFRADYIAPLVVSLSNFCVALFLIQSADRMILCLGCFWIKYKKFKPTVEGEPFKNNDLEGAGVHYPMVLVQIPMCNEKEVYEQSISAVCQLDWPRERLLIQVLDDSDDESIQWLIKAEVTKWSQKGVNIIYRHRLVRTGYKAGNLKSAMNCDYVKDYEFVAIFDADFQPNPDFLKLTVPHFKDNPELGLVQARWTFVNKDENLLTRLQNINLCFHFEVEQQVNGVFLNFFGFNGTAGVWRIKALEESGGWLERTTVEDMDIAVRAHLNGWKFIFVNDVKVLCELPESYEAYKKQQHRWHSGPMHLFRLCLPAILTSKITFFKKANLILLFFLLRKLILPFYSFTLFCIILPLTMFVPEAELPLWVICYVPVFMSFLNILPSPGSFPFIVPYLLFENTMSVTKFNAMISGLFKLGSSYEWVVTKKAGRSSESDLLAVEEREAKAMNHPQLLRGTSDSGLSELNKLKEHQEAAPKPPVKKTNKIFKKELTLAFLLLTAAFRSLLSAQGVHFYFLLFQGVTFLLVGLDLIGEQMS, from the exons ATGGCTCCGAGTTTAGGCATCTCCAAATGGTGGGCTAAAGATAGTTCAAGGAAGGGAACTCCAGTGGTGGTAACCATGGAAAACCCCAATTACTCTGTGCTTGAAATAGATGGCCCTGACGCTGCATTTAGGCCAGTTGACAAGGACAGAGGCAAAAATGCTAAACAATACACATGGGTTTTGCTTCTCAAAGCTCATAGAGCCGTCGGTTGTGTTGCTTGGGTGGGAAATCTCATGTGGGCACTGCTTGGTTCAGTAAAGAAAAGGCTCATGTTTGGTGAAGGAGTAGCTATGGAGAGTGAGAAATCTGGGAAATCAAAGTTCTTGTTTAGGCTCATATTGACATTTCTGTTCATGGCTTTGGCTTTCTTAGCTTTTGAAGTTGTTGCCCACTTGAATGGTTGGCATTATTTCCAGAACAACACTTTGCATATTCCTCGAGCATCAGAGATCACAGGCTGGTTTCAATTTCATACCGTTTATGTCTTCTGGTTGGAGTTCAGAGCAGACTACATTGCACCCTTAGTTGTTTCCCTCTCCAACTTCTGTGTTGCCCTTTTCCTAATTCAATCAGCTGACCGTATGATTCTTTGTCTCGGCTGTTTTTGGATTAAGTACAAAAAGTTTAAGCCAACTGTTGAAGGAGAACCGTTTAAGAACAACGATTTGGAAGGAGCTGGAGTTCATTATCCTATGGTTCTTGTTCAAATTCCCATGTGTAATGAGAAAGAG GTATATGAACAATCCATTTCAGCCGTTTGCCAACTTGATTGGCCAAGAGAACGACTTTTGATTCAAGTTCTAGATGACTCTGATGATGAAAGCATACAGTGGTTGATCAAGGCAGAGGTCACCAAGTGGAGTCAAAAGGGAGTCAATATCATTTACAGGCATCGTTTGGTGAGAACTGGCTACAAAGCTGGGAATCTCAAGTCTGCTATGAATTGTGATTATGTCAAAGACTACGAGTTTGTTGCTATCTTTGATGCTGACTTTCaaccgaacccagatttcctcAAGCTGACAGTTCCACATTTTAAG GACAATCCTGAACTGGGGCTGGTTCAGGCAAGATGGACTTTTGTGAACAAGGATGAAAACTTGTTGACACGCCTCCAAAACATCAATCTGTGTTTCCACTTTGAGGTGGAACAACAGGTCAATGGGGTATTTCTTAATTTCTTTGGTTTTAATGGCACCGCCGGGGTTTGGAGAATCAAAGCACTCGAAGAATCTGGAGGCTGGCTTGAACGGACAACGGTTGAAGATATGGACATAGCAGTTCGCGCCCATCTCAATGGTTGGAAATTCATATTTGTCAATGATGTAAAG GTTCTTTGTGAACTTCCTGAATCCTATGAAGCTTACAAAAAGCAGCAACACCGCTGGCATTCTGGTCCGATGCATCTTTTTCGCTTGTGCCTTCCTGCTATCCTTACCTCAAAG ATTACCTTCTTCAAGAAAGCCAACTTAATACTGCTATTCTTTCTACTGAGGAAGTTAATTCTCCCATTTTATTCTTTCACATTGTTCTGCATCATACTACCCTTGACCATGTTTGTCCCTGAAGCTGAGCTACCTTTATGGGTTATTTGTTATGTGCCCGTTTTCATGTCATTCCTTAACATTCTCCCTTCGCCCGGTTCTTTTCCCTTCATTGTCCCTTACCTTCTTTTCGAAAACACAATGTCTGTGACTAAATTTAATGCCATGATATCTGGATTGTTCAAACTGGGTAGCTCATATGAATGGGTTGTCACCAAGAAGGCTGGTAGATCATCGGAGTCCGACTTGTTAGCTGTGGAGGAGAGGGAGGCAAAAGCAATGAATCACCCCCAACTTCTCAGGGGAACTTCGGATAGCGGGCTCTCTGAACTCAATAAATTGAAAGAACATCAAGAGGCTGCTCCAAAACCTCCTGTCAAGAAGACGAACAAGATCTTTAAAAAAGAGCTAACTTTGGCTTTCTTACTACTGACGGCCGCCTTCAGAAGCCTTCTATCAGCCCAAGGAGTGCATTTCTATTTCTTGCTTTTCCAAGGGGTGACATTCCTCCTGGTTGGTCTTGATCTAATTGGTGAACAAATGAGCTAG
- the LOC133821824 gene encoding glutamyl-tRNA reductase-binding protein, chloroplastic translates to MILQTQSLTTHSALSLLCSIPISKSHFNVSKTNPFRKIRFRTLKCSISTVSERTHLELKTSKPFPAEVSRTIMELGSVGTLSTMTQEGWPLGIGVRFAVDSEGTPVLCLNDSNSQFSIDSKSSLHVQLEQCGLRTPQCTILGSIDKPEDEKAMKKFNSIWKKRYGEEVDESLLFVVSVERVLQMEDFKEVGKWVSSSDYRSARPDPLRDFAENLVNEINTNHAEDVTRFCNVYADLNFQVTEAKLIWIDRLGFDMRLWSPVKGIFEVRVPFPAEVIDEKGAKSTFNCMSQLAWEVEKCFSVPDFEKVKEVKQIC, encoded by the exons ATGATTCTCCAAACCCAATCTCTCACAACCCACTCCGCTCTCTCACTTCTTTGCTCCATACCCATTTCCAAATCCCATTTCAATGTCTCAAAAACAAACCCATTTCGCAAAATTCGATTCAGGACTCTCAAATGCTCGATTTCGACGGTTTCTGAGCGGACCCATTTGGAATTGAAGACCAGTAAGCCGTTTCCGGCCGAGGTTTCAAGAACAATTATGGAGTTGGGTTCTGTAGGGACACTTTCGACGATGACCCAAGAGGGTTGGCCTTTGGGTATTGGCGTTCGCTTTGCCGTTGACTCTGAAGGAACACCTGTTCTCTGTTTGAATGACTCTAATAGCCAATTCTCCATTGATAGCAAGTCCAGCCTCCATGTTCAG TTGGAACAATGCGGATTGCGTACTCCTCAGTGCACCATATTAGGTAGCATCGACAAACCAGAAGATGAGAAGGCTATGAAG AAATTTAACTCAATTTGGAAGAAGAGGTATGGTGAAGAAGTTGATGAAAGTCTCCTATTCGTTGTCTCCGTAGAACGGGTACTTCAGATGGAAGACTTCAAAGAG GTTGGCAAGTGGGTCAGTTCTTCTGACTATAGAAGTGCACGGCCTGATCCTCTTCGAGACTTTGCTGAAAACCTAGTGAATGAGATTAACACGAATCACGCAGAAGATGTAACTCGCTTTTGCAACGTCTATGCTGATTTGAACTTTCAG GTTACTGAAGCAAAGCTTATATGGATTGACCGGTTAGGCTTTGACATGCGTCTTTGGTCTCCTGTGAAAGGAATATTTGAGGTTCGCGTCCCATTTCCCGCAGAAGTGATTGATGAGAAGGGTGCAAAATCGACATTCAATTGCATGTCTCAACTAGCTTGGGAGGTGGAAAAGTGTTTCAGTGTCCCAGATTTTGAAAAGGTGAAAGAAGTGAAGCAGATATGTTAG
- the LOC133821825 gene encoding uncharacterized protein LOC133821825, translating into MAATSPPPTANFRHPLRLLSASHNSPFSGKLTFPYYISQGFELYKHCKISTTRGSIRATNGGVSAYGSPWDEKPYETLPSGKRVYLDEQDIVTFLDPPKELIPLDPASYNPAVYIWKKIEDIPEERRHRLLHLLAPLHISRAWQIAGTRYEDPKLAKKSEFNLFSGDEGGMSLEFYHCRTTGGPMPIAWINSFKKAIFSCKDGNIYGRFIGGSVLEQLASNWSPLYFVLRNYKEVMSTEQPCDFAYEFGDGQFDIHEYPQGFPRPAKHPYPFNDQVVVYVRHLGPGVSIGQAWQEGKALEQVPRKLCSEILMVKDYSAAWRK; encoded by the exons ATGGCGGCAACATCACCACCACCAACGGCGAACTTTCGTCATCCACTCCGACTGCTCTCCGCTTCTCACAACTCTCCATTTTCCGGCAAACTCACTTTTCCTTACTATATTTCTCAAG GCTTTGAGTTGTATAAACATTGTAAGATAAGTACTACTCGTGGTTCAATCAGAGCCACCAATGGAGGCGTGAGTGCTTATGGGTCTCCTTGGGATGAGAAACCGTATGAAACTCTTCCAAGCGGGAAAAGGGTATACTTAGATGAGCAAGACATTGTTACTTTTCTTGATCCTCCCAAGGAGTTAATTCCCTTGGACCCCGCTTCATATAACCCAGCTGTCTATATATG GAAAAAAATTGAAGACATTCCTGAAGAAAGGCGCCATCGATTGCTGCACTTGCTAGCCCCTCT TCATATTTCAAGAGCTTGGCAGATAGCTGGCACCCGATATGAGGATCCCAAGCTAGCTAAGAAAAGTGAGTTTAACTTGTTCTCTGGTGATGAAGGTGGAATGTCACTTGAATTTTACCATTGCCGAACAACTGGAG GACCAATGCCCATTGCTTGGATAAATTCCTTTAAGAAG GCAATATTTTCATGTAAAGATGGGAATATCTATGGAAGATTTATTG GTGGATCAGTTTTGGAACAACTTGCAAGTAACTGGAGTCCATTGTATTTCGTATTGAGGAATTATAAGGAAGTAATGTCCACTGAGCAACCTTGTGATTTTGCTTACGAATTTGGGGATGGGCAATTTGATATCCATGAGTACCCACAAGGCTTTCCTAGACCAG CCAAACATCCCTATCCTTTCAACGATCAAGTTGTTGTATACGTTCGTCATCTGGGACCAGGAGTGTCTATTGGGCAAGCATGGCAAGAAGGAAAAGCACTAGAACAAGTGCCTCGAAAGTTATGCAGTGAGATCTTGATGGTTAAAGATTATTCTGCTGCATGGAGGAAATGA